One window of the Brevibacterium limosum genome contains the following:
- a CDS encoding DedA family protein — translation MSDDRADHDEAEPVSADSSSTNRAEAEAPPDVTEADAAGTDAEPKENPWAALKPWQGKAQGLDKLLLFIIIGVPLIYLGLMPLRPWMLVNAPVVQEFINGAKTSIVAAAAYARVGEIPLWLVIVAGFVGMAKLDWAFWLAGRRWGDGVLRLFAQNERQLKRINQLKKIPNWALFLMTLISRCPGIPGTLVYIVAGWTRMRLSLFLIADLLGCLIFTLVWTFLGYQLGEAAVDILKIIDKYALWLTLALIVGIFAFSFFKEYRRQKKEQG, via the coding sequence ATGAGCGACGATCGCGCGGACCACGACGAGGCCGAGCCCGTATCCGCAGACTCCTCATCGACGAACCGCGCCGAGGCGGAAGCGCCCCCTGACGTGACCGAGGCAGACGCCGCCGGCACTGATGCGGAGCCCAAGGAGAATCCGTGGGCGGCGCTCAAACCCTGGCAGGGCAAGGCGCAGGGCCTCGACAAGCTGCTGCTGTTCATCATCATCGGCGTCCCGCTCATCTACCTCGGCCTCATGCCGCTGCGGCCGTGGATGCTCGTCAATGCCCCGGTCGTCCAGGAATTCATCAACGGCGCGAAGACCTCGATCGTCGCGGCCGCCGCCTATGCCCGGGTCGGTGAGATCCCGCTGTGGCTGGTCATCGTCGCCGGCTTCGTCGGCATGGCCAAACTCGATTGGGCGTTCTGGCTGGCCGGCCGCCGATGGGGCGACGGAGTGCTGCGGCTCTTCGCACAGAACGAACGCCAGCTCAAACGCATCAACCAGCTGAAGAAGATCCCGAACTGGGCGCTGTTCCTCATGACGCTGATCTCGCGTTGCCCGGGCATCCCCGGCACGCTCGTCTACATCGTCGCGGGGTGGACGCGGATGCGTCTGTCGCTCTTCCTCATAGCCGACCTCCTCGGCTGCCTCATCTTCACTCTCGTCTGGACGTTCCTCGGGTATCAGCTCGGGGAGGCCGCCGTCGACATTCTCAAGATCATCGACAAGTACGCGCTGTGGCTGACCCTGGCCCTGATCGTCGGCATCTTCGCCTTCAGCTTCTTCAAGGAATACCGCAGACAGAAGAAGGAGCAGGGCTGA
- a CDS encoding sensor histidine kinase has product MKSPTATTTGTTTAMTLSAMTATMTMMTTAMTGTMMTTERRVGLTVQNRLTLAVAALSVVTLSVVGLILYTVESNNVSSRITASMAQEIGEMRTFSENGIDPQTGRPFTSVDEILSNFLAQNRPDEDEALFAFLTDGRVLYQGEPEGLLGGSNAFEEAVAGATDDGGEISLTVGDVEYEGFVLPITGTEAGANTDARGAPTDSTTRTKGVGEVAGGTAATNGLGAFVVVHNVSASQGDLVQIMQIYVVVALAAALLISGISSLLARRLLSPVTELRRTAQSISGGDLSSRLATKGHDDIAELGHTFNDMLDRLEAAFEAQRRFLDDVGHELRTPLTILGGHLETMNAEDVDDVEETRTMLLDETDRMGRLVEELLLLARARRPDFVRLAEVDLSGVVSDSLAKAKGLGDREWGLEVPESLSFRGDRQRLTQALLQLAANAVDHTEDGQRIVFGAGEDSESVHIWVRDEGKGVPDEIAEDIFDRFCRGSTDGAGFGLGLSIITAIAEAHGGTVVLDQTSIGAQFRMILPKGQK; this is encoded by the coding sequence GTGAAGTCCCCGACAGCGACGACGACGGGGACGACGACGGCGATGACGCTGTCGGCGATGACGGCGACGATGACGATGATGACGACGGCGATGACGGGGACGATGATGACGACTGAACGGCGCGTCGGGCTGACCGTTCAGAATCGACTGACACTGGCCGTCGCCGCACTGTCGGTGGTCACCCTCTCCGTCGTCGGTCTCATCCTCTATACGGTCGAGTCGAACAACGTCTCCAGCCGAATCACCGCGTCCATGGCCCAGGAGATCGGGGAGATGCGGACCTTCTCCGAGAACGGGATCGACCCGCAGACAGGCAGACCATTCACCTCCGTCGATGAGATCCTCAGCAATTTCCTCGCCCAGAACAGACCCGATGAGGATGAAGCACTCTTCGCCTTCCTCACCGACGGTCGAGTGCTCTATCAGGGTGAACCCGAGGGCCTCCTCGGCGGTTCGAACGCCTTCGAGGAAGCCGTGGCCGGAGCGACGGATGACGGCGGGGAGATCAGCCTGACCGTCGGTGACGTCGAGTACGAAGGGTTCGTCCTGCCCATCACCGGCACCGAGGCGGGTGCGAACACCGACGCCCGGGGCGCGCCCACCGATTCGACGACCCGGACCAAGGGCGTCGGCGAAGTCGCCGGCGGGACGGCGGCGACGAACGGGCTCGGAGCCTTCGTCGTCGTCCACAATGTCTCGGCCAGCCAAGGCGACCTGGTGCAGATCATGCAGATCTACGTCGTCGTCGCCCTCGCGGCAGCGCTCCTCATCTCAGGGATCTCCTCACTCCTGGCGCGTCGGCTGCTGTCACCGGTGACCGAGCTGCGACGGACGGCCCAGTCGATCTCCGGAGGTGATCTCAGCAGCCGACTGGCCACGAAAGGCCACGACGACATCGCCGAACTCGGACACACGTTCAACGACATGCTCGACCGGCTCGAAGCGGCCTTCGAGGCCCAACGCCGTTTCCTCGACGACGTCGGACATGAGCTGCGCACCCCACTGACCATCCTCGGCGGTCATCTCGAGACGATGAACGCCGAGGATGTCGACGATGTCGAGGAGACCCGCACGATGCTGCTCGATGAGACGGACCGGATGGGCCGCCTCGTCGAGGAGCTGCTGCTGCTCGCGCGTGCCCGGCGTCCTGATTTCGTGCGCCTCGCCGAGGTGGATCTCAGCGGAGTCGTGTCCGACTCCCTGGCGAAGGCGAAGGGACTGGGGGACCGGGAGTGGGGCCTCGAGGTGCCCGAATCGCTGAGCTTCCGCGGAGACCGACAGCGCCTGACGCAGGCGCTCCTGCAGCTGGCGGCCAATGCCGTCGACCACACCGAGGACGGACAGAGAATCGTCTTCGGGGCCGGGGAAGACTCGGAGTCCGTGCACATCTGGGTGCGCGATGAAGGCAAGGGCGTGCCCGACGAGATCGCCGAGGACATCTTCGACCGTTTCTGCCGCGGGTCGACGGACGGGGCCGGCTTCGGTCTGGGACTGTCGATCATCACCGCCATCGCCGAGGCGCACGGAGGGACGGTCGTCCTTGACCAGACCTCCATCGGCGCACAGTTCCGGATGATCCTGCCGAAAGGACAGAAGTGA
- a CDS encoding response regulator transcription factor: protein MKSILVIEDEQRISAFISKGLTAAGFSPQTAADGFTGRDLALTGDFALVILDIGLPGLDGFTVLEQLRERRPELPVLVLTARDNPDDTIYALESGAVDYMIKPFRFAELLARVRLRLKESPQGQEVTELIRDEVRIDLLKRQVWVKDSLVELSARELSLAEILLRNRGNVLSREQLLSHVWGFDFDPGSNVVDVYIGYLRKKLGTDFVTTVRGFGYRVD, encoded by the coding sequence GTGAAGAGCATTCTCGTGATCGAGGACGAACAGCGGATCTCCGCCTTCATCTCGAAGGGGCTGACCGCCGCCGGATTCAGTCCGCAGACCGCCGCCGACGGCTTCACCGGTCGGGACCTTGCCTTGACGGGAGACTTCGCGCTCGTCATCCTCGACATCGGCCTGCCCGGACTCGACGGCTTCACCGTGCTGGAGCAGCTGCGAGAGCGGCGCCCCGAACTCCCGGTGCTCGTGCTCACCGCCCGTGACAACCCGGACGACACGATCTACGCGCTCGAGTCCGGGGCGGTCGACTATATGATCAAACCCTTCCGGTTCGCGGAGCTGCTGGCTCGGGTCCGCCTGCGGCTCAAGGAGAGCCCGCAGGGGCAGGAGGTCACCGAGCTCATCCGCGATGAGGTGCGCATCGACCTGCTCAAACGACAGGTGTGGGTCAAGGACAGCCTCGTCGAGCTCTCGGCTCGGGAACTGTCTTTGGCCGAGATACTGCTGCGCAACCGCGGCAACGTCCTCTCACGCGAGCAGCTGCTCTCCCACGTGTGGGGCTTCGACTTCGACCCCGGCTCGAACGTCGTCGACGTCTACATCGGATACCTGCGCAAGAAGCTCGGCACCGATTTCGTCACCACCGTGCGCGGCTTCGGGTACCGCGTGGACTGA
- a CDS encoding glycosyltransferase family protein, which yields MRIALFSHDSLGLGHLRRNRALAFALARGLPALTGREVSGLLIASSPEAARFDLPAGWDWVILPGVTPAAGGYAPRALASSMQGLRALRAAAISAILDQQRPELFIVDRHPFGIGGELAEAIDQVRGHGCRTVLGLREVLDTPSAVDAEWEKVGGPALVADSFDEVWIYGDADVYDPRSTGEVPASLAAKAVTTGYLSQDRADDGGDKPAGVEAAGVEAAGIGAQLFVLTCLGGGSDGGSLATIAVDARPPDGHRHLIVTGPQMDAEEFDRLRARAGADTTVIRHCDDIPGLVASAEAVVCMGGYNTLAELMSTTTPALVVPRKGHRAEQPRRAFALAAAGAVDARTIDSLSADVLRKWFAGRAGRLTDRSHIDLTGLATVPRLAAELIADTSAEAPALTSEAAPTAATRAATPARLPMTLEETSHAV from the coding sequence TTGAGAATCGCACTGTTCTCCCACGACTCGCTGGGACTGGGCCACCTCCGCCGCAACCGGGCTCTGGCCTTTGCGCTGGCCCGGGGCCTGCCGGCGCTGACCGGCCGGGAAGTCTCCGGTCTGCTCATCGCCAGCAGTCCCGAGGCCGCGCGATTCGACCTGCCGGCAGGATGGGACTGGGTGATCCTGCCCGGAGTCACCCCCGCCGCCGGCGGTTATGCTCCGCGTGCGCTCGCCTCCTCGATGCAGGGGCTCAGGGCACTGCGGGCGGCAGCGATCTCGGCGATCCTCGACCAGCAGCGCCCGGAGCTCTTCATCGTCGACCGGCATCCGTTCGGCATCGGCGGCGAACTCGCCGAGGCCATCGACCAGGTCCGCGGCCACGGCTGCCGGACCGTGCTGGGCCTGCGCGAAGTCCTCGACACCCCGTCCGCGGTCGATGCCGAATGGGAGAAGGTCGGTGGGCCCGCACTCGTGGCCGATTCCTTCGACGAAGTCTGGATCTACGGCGACGCCGACGTCTACGATCCCCGGTCCACCGGAGAAGTCCCCGCATCGCTGGCTGCCAAGGCCGTCACGACCGGCTACCTGTCACAGGACCGTGCCGATGACGGCGGCGACAAACCGGCAGGCGTCGAGGCGGCAGGGGTCGAGGCGGCAGGGATCGGGGCCCAGCTTTTCGTCCTCACCTGCCTCGGCGGCGGCTCCGACGGCGGCAGCCTCGCCACCATCGCCGTCGACGCGAGACCGCCCGACGGGCACCGCCACCTCATCGTCACCGGTCCGCAGATGGATGCCGAAGAGTTCGACCGACTGCGTGCGCGTGCAGGTGCGGACACCACCGTCATCCGCCACTGCGACGACATCCCCGGCCTCGTCGCCTCCGCCGAGGCGGTCGTATGCATGGGCGGCTACAACACTCTGGCCGAGCTGATGTCCACGACCACGCCCGCGCTCGTCGTCCCGCGCAAGGGCCACCGGGCCGAGCAGCCCAGGCGGGCATTCGCCCTCGCCGCGGCCGGAGCCGTCGACGCGCGCACGATCGACAGCCTCAGCGCAGACGTGCTCAGAAAATGGTTCGCCGGTCGAGCCGGACGGCTCACCGACCGCTCCCACATCGACCTCACGGGACTGGCCACCGTTCCCCGCCTGGCGGCCGAACTCATCGCTGACACAAGTGCCGAGGCACCGGCCCTGACGTCCGAAGCCGCGCCGACGGCGGCAACCCGCGCGGCAACGCCCGCCCGTCTGCCGATGACCTTGGAGGAGACCAGCCATGCTGTCTGA
- a CDS encoding glycosyltransferase family 4 protein: MYPRFSETFIVSEILAREAAGEDLVIFSLRPSTDTRFHPELARVRAEVIHIDRPSSARSFWQTFAEAAAEPRVAAALSGRLGELMELGHDDAIQALSLARLALDHEVTHLHAHFASVATTVARAASALTGIPYSFTTHAKDIFHEDVVLTDLARKTADADHVIAISEFNRRYLSTVLGPELADRIVVVRNGLELDRFSYRPRQGAPDGATSDRAPSTSGEAPALLAVGRLVEKKGFAHLLDALARLRSEGTACRLDLVGTGPLDEELRAQSRRLGLADLVTFHGALTQAEVREMLTDHDMLVSPFVIGSDGNADGLPTVLLEGMATGIPCIAGSVTAVPEVIDHGRTGWLVDGTDEQNIASTIAEVAADIRANPTDIRTVTDAARDRVCRMHDSAAQARELADLADGAAIAAGTAAPGAPAAPVGASAASGAAERCAEATETDAAPAAPTVREMESVS; the protein is encoded by the coding sequence ATGTACCCGCGGTTCTCCGAGACCTTCATCGTCTCCGAGATCCTCGCCCGCGAAGCCGCCGGAGAAGACCTCGTGATCTTCTCCCTGCGTCCGAGCACCGACACCCGCTTCCACCCCGAACTCGCCCGCGTGCGTGCCGAGGTCATCCACATCGACCGCCCCTCGAGCGCACGCAGCTTCTGGCAGACCTTCGCCGAGGCCGCAGCGGAACCGCGCGTGGCCGCGGCACTGTCGGGCCGCCTCGGCGAACTGATGGAACTGGGTCACGACGATGCGATCCAAGCGCTCAGCCTCGCCCGGCTGGCCCTCGACCACGAGGTGACGCACCTGCACGCGCACTTCGCCTCGGTGGCGACGACCGTGGCCCGGGCCGCCTCGGCGCTGACGGGAATTCCGTACTCGTTCACCACGCACGCGAAGGACATCTTCCACGAGGATGTCGTGCTCACCGACCTGGCCCGCAAGACCGCCGATGCCGATCACGTGATCGCGATCAGCGAATTCAATCGTCGCTACCTGTCGACGGTGCTCGGGCCCGAGTTGGCCGACCGCATCGTCGTCGTGCGCAACGGCCTCGAACTCGACCGCTTCTCCTACCGGCCCAGGCAGGGCGCACCCGATGGCGCCACGTCCGATCGCGCACCGAGCACCTCGGGGGAGGCCCCCGCGCTGTTGGCGGTCGGCCGCCTCGTCGAGAAGAAGGGATTCGCGCACCTCCTCGACGCGCTCGCCCGCCTCCGCAGCGAGGGAACGGCCTGCCGTCTCGACCTCGTCGGCACGGGCCCTCTCGACGAGGAGCTGCGGGCACAGTCGCGCAGGCTCGGACTCGCTGACCTCGTCACGTTCCACGGAGCGCTGACCCAGGCCGAGGTGCGCGAGATGCTCACCGACCACGACATGCTCGTCTCCCCGTTCGTCATCGGCTCCGACGGCAACGCCGACGGCCTGCCCACCGTGCTCCTCGAGGGCATGGCCACCGGCATTCCCTGCATCGCCGGGTCCGTCACCGCCGTGCCCGAGGTCATCGACCACGGCCGCACCGGATGGCTCGTCGACGGCACCGATGAGCAGAACATCGCCTCCACCATCGCCGAGGTGGCCGCCGACATCCGTGCCAACCCGACCGACATCCGCACCGTCACCGATGCCGCCCGTGACCGCGTGTGCCGCATGCACGATTCGGCCGCCCAGGCCCGCGAACTCGCGGATCTGGCCGACGGAGCGGCGATCGCAGCGGGTACCGCAGCGCCCGGTGCGCCCGCAGCGCCCGTAGGCGCGTCCGCCGCATCCGGTGCCGCCGAGCGCTGCGCCGAGGCGACGGAGACCGACGCAGCCCCTGCAGCCCCGACGGTCCGTGAGATGGAGTCAGTGTCATGA
- a CDS encoding glycosyltransferase family 4 protein has translation MRIAYVLLDPGIGVFGTKGASVHVQEVVRTFRALGHEVSVFCTRTDDDIPADLADLDVTRLEVPRGLDRSQREIALLRLSDMLADLVTDTVAASEQGFDLVFERYSLFSTAGARISQRLDVPLIMEVNAPLLDEQRTHRGLVHTEQAARATAASFAGADRIVCVSELVADWVRTDYPGLDDVSVVPNGVNTERITPRSGHDHLGDGAFQEREPVRVGFVGTLKPWHGTDRLIAACAGLVGDFRVDIVGHGPEADVLEEQVRALGLSGRVRFHGAVAPEAVPQALREFDIAVAPYPAGENYFSPLKVYEYLAAGLPVVASSVGAIPGVLGGTGAAILTDPADTASLTGALQQLIDDSELRADMGVRARAEAVARHSWTQRCRQILAPVTGAGPVEAGTAPVHTGADPAGPDGASVATEQSVSGRRPTSAVRA, from the coding sequence ATGAGAATCGCCTATGTCCTCCTCGACCCCGGCATCGGGGTCTTCGGTACGAAAGGTGCCAGCGTCCACGTCCAAGAGGTCGTGCGCACCTTCCGCGCACTCGGCCACGAGGTCAGCGTGTTCTGCACCCGCACCGATGACGACATCCCCGCCGATCTCGCAGATCTCGACGTCACCCGGCTCGAGGTGCCGCGGGGACTCGACCGCTCCCAGCGTGAGATCGCTCTGCTGCGCCTGTCCGATATGCTCGCCGACCTGGTCACGGACACGGTGGCCGCCTCGGAGCAGGGATTCGACCTCGTCTTTGAGCGGTATTCCCTGTTCTCCACCGCCGGTGCGCGCATCAGCCAGCGCCTCGACGTGCCCCTGATCATGGAGGTCAATGCGCCTCTGCTGGACGAACAGCGGACCCACCGGGGACTCGTCCACACAGAACAAGCCGCCCGTGCCACCGCGGCGAGCTTCGCCGGAGCCGACCGCATCGTGTGCGTGAGCGAACTCGTCGCCGACTGGGTCCGCACCGACTATCCCGGGCTCGACGACGTCAGCGTCGTCCCGAACGGAGTGAACACGGAACGGATCACACCACGCAGCGGTCACGACCACCTCGGCGATGGGGCCTTTCAGGAACGCGAACCGGTGCGGGTCGGGTTCGTCGGCACACTCAAGCCCTGGCACGGCACGGATCGGCTCATCGCCGCCTGCGCGGGACTGGTCGGTGACTTCCGCGTCGACATCGTCGGCCACGGTCCCGAAGCCGATGTGCTTGAGGAGCAGGTGCGTGCACTCGGCCTGAGCGGTCGAGTGCGCTTCCACGGGGCGGTGGCGCCGGAAGCCGTGCCGCAGGCGCTGCGCGAATTCGACATCGCGGTCGCCCCGTACCCGGCGGGGGAGAACTACTTCTCACCCCTCAAAGTCTACGAATACCTCGCGGCGGGGCTGCCCGTCGTCGCCTCCTCGGTCGGCGCGATCCCCGGCGTGCTGGGAGGCACCGGGGCCGCGATCCTCACCGACCCGGCCGACACCGCGTCTCTCACCGGTGCCCTGCAGCAGCTCATCGACGATTCCGAACTGCGCGCGGACATGGGCGTTCGGGCCCGGGCCGAGGCCGTGGCCCGCCATTCCTGGACGCAGCGATGCCGACAGATCCTCGCTCCGGTGACAGGAGCTGGTCCCGTCGAGGCCGGCACTGCCCCCGTGCATACCGGCGCTGATCCCGCCGGACCCGACGGCGCCTCCGTCGCCACGGAACAGTCCGTGTCGGGACGGCGTCCCACCTCGGCGGTGAGAGCATGA
- a CDS encoding ABC transporter ATP-binding protein translates to MSTKKLSASALRRTLRIIRPHLRRHTWLIIGGMAALLADVVFRILEPWPIKIAVDAVTAALGAQIAPTFGLHAGVGTTLAVVAIGLAVIVGGRAAANYASTICFALVGARVATRLRSRVFDHVQSLSLRYHSKASIGDTSQRLVGDIGRLQEVAVTAGLPLVGNVITLAVLLVVMVILDPVLSAIVLATAAVYGLLSKVTTPKITKASRSTRKGEGRLVGSAAEALGAIRVVQAYGLEKTVARDFADGNERALKAGVRARRLAAGLERSTDVLVGISQALVLAFGGWQVLRGAMSPGDLVLFLLYLKIAMKPLRDMAKYTGRIARAAASGERIADLLDEPVEIADAPDAMAMGPVRGDVVFNRITSTDGHGRPLFDELDLLIPSGEKIGILGASGAGKSTLMSYLLRLSQPDSGSIYLDGYDTHNVTRASLRQNVSVLLQESVLFAASVRENIRYGRLDATDAEVVAAARAARADEFIRSLPDGYDTELGNRGDTLSGGQRQRLAIARALVRDAPVVVFDEATTGLDPQTRAEVADSVSALTRGRTSIVISHDVAMIRGLDRVVWLEDGRIVEDGAPSDLAAAADSRFSRWIRSQTDETGSAPTYAGASS, encoded by the coding sequence ATGAGTACGAAGAAGCTGTCGGCCTCGGCGCTGCGGCGGACCCTGCGGATCATCCGCCCCCACCTGCGCCGACACACGTGGCTGATCATCGGCGGAATGGCCGCACTGCTGGCCGATGTCGTCTTCCGCATCCTCGAACCCTGGCCGATCAAGATCGCCGTCGATGCCGTCACCGCGGCACTGGGCGCACAGATCGCACCGACATTCGGCCTCCACGCCGGAGTGGGCACGACGCTCGCGGTCGTGGCCATCGGCCTGGCCGTCATCGTCGGCGGACGAGCTGCGGCGAACTACGCATCGACGATCTGTTTCGCCCTCGTCGGGGCCCGCGTGGCCACCCGGCTGCGCTCGCGAGTGTTCGACCACGTCCAGTCCCTGTCGCTGCGCTACCACTCGAAGGCTTCGATCGGAGACACCTCACAGCGACTCGTCGGCGACATCGGACGACTGCAGGAAGTCGCCGTGACCGCAGGGCTGCCGCTGGTCGGCAATGTCATCACCCTCGCCGTCCTCCTCGTCGTCATGGTCATCCTCGACCCGGTGCTCAGCGCGATCGTGCTCGCCACCGCGGCCGTCTACGGGCTGCTGTCGAAGGTCACGACGCCGAAGATCACGAAGGCCTCCCGATCCACTCGCAAGGGCGAAGGCCGCCTCGTCGGATCCGCCGCCGAGGCGCTCGGAGCCATCCGCGTCGTCCAGGCCTACGGACTCGAGAAGACCGTGGCCCGCGACTTCGCCGACGGCAACGAACGCGCACTCAAGGCAGGGGTGCGGGCGCGCCGACTGGCCGCCGGTCTCGAGAGGTCCACCGATGTCCTCGTGGGCATCTCGCAGGCCCTCGTCCTCGCGTTCGGCGGGTGGCAGGTGCTGCGCGGGGCGATGTCGCCGGGCGACCTCGTCCTCTTCCTCCTCTACCTCAAGATCGCGATGAAACCGCTGCGGGACATGGCCAAGTACACCGGCCGCATCGCCCGCGCGGCCGCCTCGGGGGAGCGGATCGCCGACCTCCTCGACGAACCCGTCGAGATCGCCGACGCCCCCGACGCCATGGCCATGGGACCGGTCCGCGGCGACGTCGTCTTCAACCGCATCACCTCGACCGACGGGCATGGTCGGCCCCTTTTCGACGAACTCGACCTGCTCATCCCCTCGGGTGAGAAGATCGGCATCCTCGGTGCCTCCGGAGCCGGCAAATCGACCCTGATGAGCTACCTGCTGCGGCTGTCGCAGCCGGATTCCGGGTCTATCTACCTCGACGGCTACGACACCCACAACGTCACCCGCGCCTCCCTGCGTCAGAATGTATCCGTCCTCCTCCAGGAGTCCGTGCTCTTCGCTGCCAGCGTGCGCGAGAACATCCGCTACGGTCGGCTCGACGCCACCGATGCCGAGGTGGTCGCCGCCGCACGCGCGGCCCGCGCCGATGAGTTCATCCGCTCCCTTCCCGACGGCTACGACACCGAGCTCGGCAACCGCGGGGACACGCTTTCGGGCGGGCAGCGGCAGCGCCTGGCCATCGCCCGGGCCCTGGTCCGCGACGCCCCGGTCGTCGTCTTCGACGAAGCGACGACGGGACTCGATCCGCAGACCCGCGCCGAGGTGGCCGACTCCGTCTCCGCGCTGACACGGGGTCGCACGAGCATCGTCATCAGCCACGACGTGGCGATGATCCGCGGACTCGACCGCGTGGTGTGGCTCGAGGACGGGCGGATCGTCGAGGACGGAGCACCGAGTGACCTGGCCGCGGCCGCGGACTCACGCTTCTCCCGGTGGATCCGCTCGCAGACCGACGAAACCGGCAGCGCACCGACCTATGCAGGAGCCTCATCATGA
- a CDS encoding phosphotransferase family protein: MTASTFGSVDDPVDTRFAMLPYIDELRSAEGLSRRLGFAVRTRRIRVKPGRSAIVAWQREESGNLGEFADWGFTAAMTSPDKLANARRRAARHGQELTVHEAADPRSAGATGAVLVSGSVLADPRIGKHVARTLDHLGGDIDIIGYNPARRLLLKHTPVQGVPEFVRIGAESQRHLAEAAHRWRQAQLPSLPVEFIGRRHTATRSPWWGTGDLHGHPDPNVAEEVGVIIAELHRGMPDLVSGRGSAADRRAVGVDARAVGEPIEQVETVSRSLVRLLPERATDIAELLLELTRRIGSSRELREIHGDLSPDQVLLANSDCRIIDLDRSGLGPIGMDLGRWIAACRTNPGLDELEQPFLDGYRSAGGEASDLGAWTAWALLTAALEPWRSCSETWRDETMQTVDAALSALAGGSHSPDGGVRVGGATP, encoded by the coding sequence ATGACCGCATCGACGTTCGGGTCCGTGGACGACCCCGTGGACACGAGGTTCGCAATGCTGCCCTATATCGACGAGCTGCGATCGGCAGAAGGACTCTCCCGACGCCTGGGCTTCGCGGTCCGCACCCGCCGGATCCGCGTGAAACCGGGACGCAGCGCCATCGTCGCCTGGCAGCGGGAGGAATCCGGCAACCTCGGTGAGTTCGCCGACTGGGGGTTCACCGCGGCGATGACGAGCCCGGACAAACTCGCCAATGCGCGGCGGCGGGCCGCCCGCCATGGGCAGGAACTGACCGTCCACGAGGCGGCCGACCCGCGTTCTGCGGGCGCGACCGGTGCTGTGCTGGTCAGCGGCAGCGTGCTGGCCGACCCCAGGATCGGCAAGCATGTCGCGCGGACGCTCGACCACCTCGGCGGCGACATCGACATCATCGGATACAACCCGGCACGGCGGCTGCTGCTCAAGCACACCCCGGTCCAGGGGGTGCCGGAATTCGTACGGATCGGTGCGGAATCCCAGCGCCACCTCGCCGAGGCGGCCCATCGTTGGCGGCAGGCACAGCTGCCGAGCCTTCCGGTCGAGTTCATCGGACGGCGTCACACCGCCACGCGCTCGCCGTGGTGGGGGACCGGTGACCTGCACGGACACCCGGACCCGAACGTGGCCGAAGAGGTCGGCGTGATCATCGCCGAACTGCACCGGGGTATGCCGGACCTGGTGAGCGGACGGGGCAGCGCCGCAGACAGGCGGGCGGTCGGCGTCGACGCACGCGCGGTCGGCGAACCGATCGAGCAGGTCGAGACCGTCAGTCGGTCACTGGTTCGTCTGCTGCCGGAGCGAGCGACGGACATCGCTGAGCTGCTCCTTGAACTGACCCGACGCATCGGATCGAGCCGGGAACTGCGGGAGATCCACGGAGATCTCAGCCCTGACCAGGTGCTTCTGGCGAACTCCGACTGCCGGATCATCGACCTCGACCGGTCAGGACTCGGACCGATCGGGATGGATCTGGGCCGGTGGATCGCCGCCTGCCGCACCAATCCCGGGCTGGACGAACTCGAACAGCCCTTCCTCGACGGCTACCGTTCAGCCGGCGGCGAGGCATCCGACCTCGGTGCTTGGACGGCCTGGGCGTTGCTCACGGCCGCACTCGAACCCTGGCGCAGCTGCTCCGAGACCTGGAGGGACGAGACGATGCAGACCGTCGACGCGGCACTCAGTGCACTTGCCGGCGGATCACACAGTCCGGATGGCGGCGTTCGCGTGGGCGGAGCGACGCCATGA